The following coding sequences are from one Methanococcoides orientis window:
- a CDS encoding radical SAM protein, producing the protein MRTVIIDGYVDEPACFGVPPYISPYIRYIAGALRERGIAEDDIHYFTIDSLRTATSEDVLALKNADLVVILSGITVPGKYLRSSPITPGEIENICSLSPGLKVIGGPIRLGFSKEGGTGAKELGIEAEDVVIAKKDIEAFVYDLFEDGSLLDPEDIVHRLRTVGEIGMWSLLGAFIIERHPDYPYVMCELETYRGCGRKIHCSFCTERLYGPSDYRLVSDVIDEVSSLYAAGARNFRIGRQPDLFSFHAKDIGADILQPDPSVLESLYSGIRKVAPDLHVLHMDNANPATIAAYPGQSREILKTIVRHHTSGDIAALGMESADPNVVRANDLKAMPEDVLDVIKMVNEIGALRGSSGLPELLPGLNFVHGLPGETKKTFEMNYDFLKNVLDSGLLVRRINIRQVMAFPDTRVYGNDELVGKHKKLFLKYKEKIRKEIDLPMLRKVVPKGTVLRDVMCEVHNEGSKTDLTFGRQFGSYPLLVGMPLPLPLGKFTDVVIVGHGQRSVKAIPYPLEINSAPLSVIREIPGISDLEASSIYRGVPYVNENEVLEKVPDVEKLMKYIAV; encoded by the coding sequence ATGAGAACAGTGATCATAGACGGTTATGTTGACGAACCTGCGTGTTTCGGGGTTCCGCCATACATCTCTCCATACATACGTTACATTGCTGGTGCCCTGCGTGAAAGGGGCATAGCAGAGGATGATATCCATTATTTTACCATCGATAGCCTGAGGACAGCAACCTCGGAAGATGTACTTGCTCTTAAAAATGCTGATCTTGTGGTCATATTATCAGGCATCACGGTGCCGGGAAAATACCTCCGATCATCTCCTATCACTCCCGGTGAGATCGAGAATATCTGCAGTCTTTCGCCAGGGCTGAAAGTTATCGGTGGTCCCATACGTCTTGGTTTCAGCAAAGAAGGTGGTACAGGTGCCAAAGAACTGGGTATCGAAGCAGAAGATGTTGTCATTGCAAAGAAGGACATCGAAGCTTTTGTTTACGATCTCTTCGAGGACGGTTCTCTGCTTGATCCTGAGGATATTGTTCACAGGCTGAGGACAGTGGGAGAGATCGGTATGTGGTCCCTTCTTGGTGCTTTTATCATCGAAAGACATCCTGATTATCCCTATGTCATGTGCGAGCTTGAGACTTATCGTGGTTGTGGTCGTAAGATCCACTGCTCTTTCTGTACTGAAAGGCTCTACGGTCCTTCGGACTACCGCCTGGTATCCGATGTGATCGATGAGGTCTCTTCCCTTTATGCGGCTGGTGCCAGGAATTTCCGTATTGGTAGGCAGCCTGACCTGTTCAGTTTCCATGCAAAGGATATCGGTGCGGACATCCTGCAACCGGATCCCTCGGTTCTGGAATCTCTTTACAGTGGCATTCGCAAAGTGGCACCTGATCTTCATGTCCTTCATATGGACAATGCAAATCCGGCAACTATCGCTGCATACCCTGGGCAGAGCCGTGAGATACTGAAGACGATTGTCCGTCATCATACATCAGGAGATATTGCTGCTCTTGGAATGGAAAGCGCTGATCCCAATGTGGTGCGTGCAAATGACCTTAAAGCAATGCCGGAAGATGTACTGGATGTCATCAAAATGGTCAATGAAATTGGTGCTCTAAGGGGTAGCAGTGGTCTCCCGGAACTTTTACCGGGGTTGAACTTTGTACATGGCCTTCCAGGTGAGACAAAGAAGACATTTGAGATGAACTATGATTTCCTCAAGAATGTACTGGATTCAGGTCTTCTTGTAAGGAGGATCAATATCCGTCAGGTAATGGCATTTCCCGATACCCGGGTCTATGGCAACGATGAGCTTGTGGGCAAGCACAAGAAGTTGTTCCTGAAATACAAGGAAAAGATACGAAAAGAGATAGATCTGCCAATGCTTCGGAAGGTAGTTCCTAAAGGTACTGTACTTCGGGATGTGATGTGCGAAGTGCACAATGAGGGTTCAAAGACTGATCTTACATTTGGCAGGCAGTTCGGTTCCTATCCTTTACTTGTCGGTATGCCGCTTCCTCTTCCTCTTGGTAAATTCACTGACGTGGTGATCGTGGGACATGGCCAGCGTTCTGTAAAAGCCATTCCTTATCCGCTTGAAATAAATTCTGCACCCTTGTCTGTTATCAGGGAAATTCCCGGTATAAGTGATCTTGAAGCTTCGAGCATCTACCGTGGTGTGCCTTATGTAAATGAGAATGAAGTGCTGGAGAAGGTGCCGGATGTGGAGAAATTAATGAAATATATAGCAGTATGA
- a CDS encoding lysylphosphatidylglycerol synthase transmembrane domain-containing protein: MNRFFKWLVISLLLSFTSIVILLFFTVDTTTIDSILNIKKEAILAAIALQVFSYIIWGLRTKFMCQSMGHNISSLKTTEIAISSLLVAAVTPSSAGGEALRVHLLSKNEIPIGQATAVVIGERLTDAFLILLTAPIALYIFRGMIAGENFDILLITGEAILLSALGTLIYGIWKPDRTKSMVHFLVNRTTRFHGKKTDEAITILLKKVDRELDDFHYGLRYLLKKGRRGLLYGTVCTIIYRCALYSILPVILVGLNQPPHIVLAFTAQILLTIIMIIPATPGASGVAELGASSLFSVLLVSPALIGITVLTWRALTYYTNIVAGSFVSLKVLKDADFLNNSIKK, translated from the coding sequence ATGAATCGATTCTTTAAGTGGCTCGTAATCTCATTGCTGTTAAGCTTTACATCAATTGTAATTCTGCTGTTCTTCACAGTGGACACGACCACCATCGATTCGATCCTTAACATTAAAAAAGAAGCGATCTTAGCTGCCATCGCACTTCAGGTGTTTTCATATATTATATGGGGACTTCGCACAAAGTTCATGTGCCAATCCATGGGCCATAATATCAGCTCATTAAAGACAACGGAGATCGCTATATCCAGCCTCCTCGTAGCTGCAGTCACACCATCTTCTGCAGGAGGGGAGGCTCTAAGGGTCCATCTTCTTTCAAAGAACGAGATACCCATAGGACAGGCTACAGCAGTTGTCATTGGTGAGAGACTTACTGATGCCTTTTTGATACTCCTGACAGCACCTATTGCACTCTACATCTTCAGAGGTATGATAGCCGGAGAGAATTTTGACATCCTGCTCATCACAGGAGAAGCAATACTGCTCTCAGCCCTGGGAACACTGATATATGGAATATGGAAACCTGACAGAACAAAGAGTATGGTCCATTTTCTGGTGAACAGAACTACCCGTTTTCATGGAAAGAAAACCGATGAAGCGATCACAATCCTGTTGAAGAAAGTAGATCGTGAACTCGATGATTTCCACTATGGACTTCGATACCTTCTGAAAAAAGGAAGAAGAGGCCTATTATATGGAACAGTGTGCACCATCATATATCGCTGTGCCCTATACTCCATCCTGCCCGTCATACTTGTAGGACTTAACCAGCCACCACACATTGTACTTGCCTTTACGGCACAGATCCTGCTGACAATAATAATGATAATACCTGCAACTCCCGGTGCAAGCGGTGTGGCAGAGTTAGGTGCAAGTTCGCTGTTCTCAGTACTTCTTGTATCCCCTGCTTTGATAGGAATAACCGTGCTGACCTGGAGAGCACTCACATATTATACCAATATAGTCGCAGGAAGCTTTGTGAGCCTGAAGGTCCTCAAAGATGCAGATTTCCTGAACAATTCAATTAAGAAATAA
- a CDS encoding nucleotidyltransferase family protein encodes MKACIMCGGEGTRLRPLTFERPKPSIPILNKPSVVHLIEHLAKEGFTEIVITIGYMAEKIEESLGDGRMYGVHIDYVYEEKKLGTAGGVKNAEKYLKDEPFIIVGGDHVMDLNLRNMYRFHEINDAVVTIGLMSIDDPREFGIADMDVNNRIHRFFEKPGPGEIFSNLASTGIYMCSPEIFDWIPEGKQYDFAKDLFPALMEKDKPINGMLVRGHWTDVGSANAYRQAQRWMLDSLPGTSIEGNFKTKNARIVGPLKIGNNVVVGSNSALVGPIVIGENTTIGDNVLIGPYTAIGSNCVIKDNCRILSSYIFNDVTIGNNSNASGSIIDNNTVIGKNCSMENGTVIGPRVNIKDDATIHSDVKIWPEIKIKSGSRIKETIINPDLD; translated from the coding sequence ATGAAAGCGTGTATCATGTGCGGAGGGGAAGGCACACGACTTCGCCCTTTAACTTTTGAAAGACCAAAGCCAAGCATACCTATCCTGAACAAGCCATCAGTTGTTCATCTGATAGAGCACCTCGCAAAAGAGGGTTTCACTGAGATCGTCATTACGATCGGATATATGGCAGAAAAGATCGAAGAGAGCCTTGGGGACGGACGTATGTATGGAGTACATATCGACTACGTCTATGAAGAGAAAAAACTCGGTACTGCCGGCGGTGTGAAGAACGCAGAAAAGTACCTTAAGGACGAGCCATTCATTATTGTAGGCGGAGACCATGTCATGGACCTTAACCTTCGCAATATGTACCGTTTCCATGAGATCAACGATGCTGTAGTTACTATCGGACTGATGTCCATTGACGATCCAAGGGAGTTCGGTATCGCTGACATGGATGTCAACAACAGGATACACCGCTTTTTTGAAAAGCCAGGCCCTGGAGAAATTTTCAGCAATCTCGCAAGCACAGGCATATATATGTGCAGTCCAGAGATATTCGACTGGATACCTGAAGGAAAGCAATATGATTTTGCAAAGGATCTTTTCCCAGCATTGATGGAAAAGGACAAGCCGATCAATGGCATGCTTGTACGTGGCCACTGGACGGATGTGGGAAGTGCGAACGCATACAGACAGGCACAGAGATGGATGCTCGACTCCCTCCCTGGAACCTCCATCGAAGGTAACTTCAAGACAAAGAATGCACGTATCGTCGGACCCCTCAAGATAGGGAACAACGTGGTCGTAGGTTCAAACTCCGCACTTGTAGGACCAATTGTCATCGGGGAAAACACAACTATCGGAGACAACGTCCTGATAGGACCATACACAGCCATTGGTTCCAACTGTGTCATCAAAGATAACTGCAGGATATTATCGTCATACATATTCAACGATGTCACTATCGGAAACAACTCCAATGCATCCGGATCAATTATCGACAACAATACGGTAATCGGAAAGAACTGCAGCATGGAGAACGGAACGGTTATTGGCCCCCGTGTAAACATCAAAGATGATGCAACCATCCATTCCGATGTAAAGATATGGCCGGAGATCAAGATAAAATCAGGCTCAAGGATAAAGGAGACCATAATCAACCCTGACCTGGACTGA
- a CDS encoding OB-fold nucleic acid binding domain-containing protein codes for MEKEEKIVVVLLVMTILSLAVAYFTYLPGELTGDIQPLTDSSELGEKVFVEGTVLSKRITYTGDHLILEVDHNTQPIAIFVPNNRGAEEINEKISTNDQVRVTGILDEYEGELEIIVQKANDVKIF; via the coding sequence ATGGAAAAGGAAGAAAAGATCGTAGTAGTCCTGCTGGTGATGACCATCCTGTCACTTGCAGTAGCTTATTTTACATACCTTCCCGGGGAGCTGACAGGAGACATCCAGCCACTAACAGATTCATCCGAACTTGGAGAGAAGGTCTTTGTGGAAGGAACGGTCCTGAGCAAGCGGATCACATACACCGGAGACCACCTTATTCTGGAAGTCGATCACAACACACAACCCATAGCGATCTTTGTACCAAACAACCGTGGAGCTGAAGAGATCAATGAAAAGATATCCACCAATGACCAGGTACGTGTTACCGGCATACTGGATGAATATGAAGGGGAGCTTGAGATCATTGTCCAGAAGGCAAACGATGTCAAAATCTTCTGA
- a CDS encoding FKBP-type peptidyl-prolyl cis-trans isomerase — protein sequence MKKAILLVILAGIVLISGCTSNSVDKEDTIGNEADYTNANNPGVQNDTIVEESRSNVTDPMEQENATVNEEDNFNASNSGNQEDTMVKEGDTITVNYIGQLEDGTIFDTSLEEVAKEAGQYNPAREYSPLGFTVGAGQMIKGFDNGVIGMEIGEERTVTMPAVDAYGEYDEELVQPIEINHLKEMGIEPEVGMPLYTQHGQVTVAKMNDTHAFIDYNHHLAGKTLVFKITLVSIGQE from the coding sequence ATGAAAAAAGCAATATTACTTGTTATACTTGCAGGCATAGTCCTCATTAGCGGTTGTACAAGCAATTCCGTGGACAAAGAAGATACAATAGGTAACGAAGCAGACTACACTAATGCAAATAATCCCGGAGTTCAAAATGATACAATTGTGGAAGAAAGCCGCTCCAATGTAACTGATCCCATGGAGCAAGAAAATGCAACCGTAAACGAAGAAGACAACTTTAATGCAAGCAATTCAGGGAATCAGGAAGATACTATGGTAAAAGAAGGAGATACTATCACTGTCAATTATATTGGCCAGCTTGAAGATGGAACAATTTTTGACACATCACTGGAAGAGGTCGCAAAGGAAGCCGGACAATACAACCCTGCAAGGGAATACAGTCCGCTTGGATTCACTGTGGGTGCTGGCCAGATGATCAAGGGCTTTGACAATGGTGTAATCGGAATGGAGATCGGAGAGGAACGTACAGTAACGATGCCGGCAGTAGATGCATATGGAGAGTACGACGAGGAACTTGTCCAGCCAATAGAGATCAATCATCTCAAAGAGATGGGGATCGAGCCTGAGGTAGGAATGCCACTTTACACCCAGCACGGACAGGTAACTGTAGCTAAAATGAACGACACACATGCATTCATTGACTACAATCACCACCTTGCAGGAAAGACACTTGTCTTCAAGATAACACTGGTATCTATCGGACAAGAATAA
- a CDS encoding DUF2162 domain-containing protein has product MNMVLLTVVGILMAILLFGVKTGIGCGFSNRSTKEILAIGGSYFILSLIIGSLIGYVDQSNLDLIASMGMSLHVLVALLLIGAGIYTQKQWNCGCDVSHRTFLVISLPCPVCLTALFISCMLLATSLEMSGLWIGLLVGVVFFVSVVASSLLCKKLNKTPETLGNVMMILGIYYLMGAILVPTYIKTKQMNIPPYSAPPLEILPFVVFAIFIAGGFVLDKIRSN; this is encoded by the coding sequence ATGAACATGGTGCTTCTCACTGTTGTGGGAATCCTGATGGCCATTCTTCTGTTTGGTGTTAAGACCGGGATTGGCTGTGGTTTTTCCAATCGCAGCACAAAAGAGATCCTTGCGATCGGTGGCAGCTATTTCATTTTGTCATTGATAATAGGCAGTCTTATTGGATATGTAGATCAGTCAAACCTTGACCTGATCGCAAGCATGGGAATGTCCCTTCACGTTCTGGTTGCGTTGCTCCTCATCGGGGCAGGTATCTACACCCAGAAACAGTGGAACTGTGGTTGTGATGTTTCCCATCGCACATTCCTTGTGATTTCCCTGCCATGTCCGGTCTGCCTGACAGCGCTCTTCATCTCCTGTATGCTTCTGGCAACATCTCTTGAGATGAGTGGGCTCTGGATCGGGTTGCTTGTGGGCGTTGTTTTCTTCGTCTCTGTGGTTGCATCTTCTCTTCTTTGCAAGAAGTTGAACAAGACCCCGGAGACACTTGGTAACGTCATGATGATCCTTGGTATCTACTATCTCATGGGAGCCATCCTTGTACCTACTTACATTAAAACAAAACAGATGAACATCCCTCCGTATTCCGCACCGCCTTTGGAGATTCTTCCATTCGTGGTCTTTGCAATATTCATTGCCGGGGGATTTGTTCTTGATAAAATTAGGAGTAACTAA
- a CDS encoding MotA/TolQ/ExbB proton channel family protein has protein sequence MAIDSSLFQIMYTASAAMLYPVVILLILAVTVSLGLIGEFISEYAKRHRNVKQLEQIGRNVKENVNKSSYDEAASHLLKLEQNQLVTSFANDAADHLKKNTLSSIGWLSEEYEVRMTKRLEQTKILSTVAPMLGLMGTLIPLGPALIGLAQGDILQLANNLMIAFATTVLGLFAGIVGYVLTLIRKRWYWQDMADIDYLVDSLETEQ, from the coding sequence ATGGCTATTGATTCTTCTTTGTTCCAGATAATGTATACTGCTTCAGCTGCCATGCTGTATCCGGTGGTCATACTTTTGATCCTGGCAGTTACGGTATCGCTTGGTCTGATCGGTGAGTTCATCTCGGAATATGCAAAACGTCATCGAAATGTCAAGCAACTTGAGCAGATAGGCAGAAACGTCAAGGAGAATGTAAACAAATCCTCCTACGATGAAGCCGCATCACATCTTCTTAAGCTTGAACAGAACCAGCTTGTCACATCGTTTGCAAACGATGCAGCAGATCATCTGAAAAAGAACACTCTTTCTTCTATAGGATGGCTGTCCGAAGAGTATGAAGTCAGAATGACAAAACGCCTGGAGCAAACAAAGATACTGTCTACAGTAGCCCCTATGCTCGGACTGATGGGAACTTTAATTCCACTGGGTCCCGCACTCATTGGTCTTGCACAGGGTGACATTCTCCAGCTTGCTAACAACCTGATGATCGCTTTTGCTACAACAGTGCTTGGTCTTTTTGCAGGTATCGTGGGGTACGTACTTACATTGATCAGGAAGAGGTGGTACTGGCAGGATATGGCAGACATTGATTATCTTGTTGATTCTTTGGAGACCGAACAATGA
- a CDS encoding DUF2149 domain-containing protein, whose protein sequence is MRRKRYHRPGILYEEEDQNPLTGVANLFDVAMVFSVALLIALVMSFQLPELLSPTEDITIVKNPGQENMKIIVKEGQDIEVLNMTEQIGGGTGEALGTAYKLADGRVIYVPDSGNETST, encoded by the coding sequence ATGAGAAGGAAAAGGTATCATCGACCGGGCATCCTCTATGAAGAAGAAGATCAGAACCCTCTTACTGGAGTGGCTAACCTCTTCGATGTTGCCATGGTTTTCTCAGTAGCTCTATTGATAGCTCTTGTGATGTCTTTCCAGCTCCCTGAGCTTCTCAGTCCTACTGAAGATATCACTATCGTAAAGAATCCTGGTCAGGAGAATATGAAGATCATAGTCAAGGAAGGGCAGGATATAGAAGTGCTGAACATGACCGAACAGATCGGTGGAGGTACTGGTGAAGCACTGGGTACTGCTTACAAACTGGCGGATGGTCGTGTTATCTACGTTCCTGATTCTGGGAATGAGACGAGCACCTGA